In Silene latifolia isolate original U9 population chromosome 3, ASM4854445v1, whole genome shotgun sequence, a single window of DNA contains:
- the LOC141646703 gene encoding putative metal-nicotianamine transporter YSL7 — MNRDEEKAATNMELVDPEEDTVERIFADKEVPTWQEQLTVRAFVVSFILSILCTFIVMKLNLTTGIIPSLNVSAGLLGFFFVKTWTKFLEKFGMLKQPFTRQENTVIQTCVVASAGIAFSGGAGNYIMAMTETVSKASGDKFGPGNTKTLALSWMIGFMFVVSFVGLFSVVPLRKIMVVDFKLPYPSGTATAVLINSFHTPKGAKLAKQQVKELGKFFSFSFFWGVFQWFFAATDSCGFSTFPTFGLKAYKNKFYFDFSATYVGVGMICPYIINISMLIGAILSWGIMWPLIGTRKGHWYSSELSDGSLHGLQGYRVFISIAIILGDGLYNFVMVFGRTLMGLYDQLRKKNAGVLPSDTALEATQHKSYDEERRIKYFLQDQIPTWVAVVGYITLAVLAILVVPLIFHQLKWYHVLIMYIVAPVLAFCNAYGCGLTDWSLASTYGKLGIFVIGGWVGASQGGIIAGLAACGVMMNIVSTASDLSQDFKTGYLTLASPRSMFVSQIIGTAMGCVMTPCVFWIFYKAFPDLGLPGSQYPAPYGQVYRSIASVGVVGVGALPKNCIKLCIILFVFAIVLNVIKDRVGEKYARFIPIPMAMAVPFYLGGYFVIDMCLGSLILFIWEYSNKVQADAFAPAVASGLICGDGIWSLPSSLLALAGIKPPMCMQFISRSQAEAEASG; from the exons ATGAACCGAGACGAGGAAAAGGCGGCCACCAACATGGAATTGGTCGACCCGGAGGAGGATACGGTAGAGCGAATATTCGCCGATAAAGAAGTGCCAACATGGCAAGAACAATTAACTGTTAGAGCGTTTGTAGTGAGTTTTATACTCAGTATATTATGCACATTTATCGTAATGAAATTAAATCTAACGACGGGAATTATTCCGTCGTTAAATGTTTCGGCCGGGTTATTAGGGTTTTTCTTTGTCAAGACATGGACTAAATTTTTGGAGAAATTTGGAATGCTTAAACAACCGTTTACTCGTCAGGAGAATACTGTTATTCAGACTTGTGTCGTCGCTTCGGCTGGAATTGCCTTTTCCG GAGGGGCTGGGAATTATATCATGGCAATGACGGAGACGGTTTCGAAAGCATCAGGTGACAAATTCGGACCCGGTAACACCAAGACCCTTGCTCTTAGTTGGATGATTGGTTTTATGTTTGTTGTTAGCTTCGTTGGCCTCTTTTCCGTCGTTCCGCTTCGTAAG ATAATGGTTGTCGACTTCAAACTTCCTTATCCAAGTGGAACTGCGACAGCCGTCCTTATCAACAGCTTCCATACTCCAAAGGGTGCCAAATTAGCCAA GCAACAAGTCAAGGAATTAGGCAAATTTTTCTCATTCAGTTTCTTCTGGGGAGTCTTCCAGTGGTTCTTCGCAGCGACTGACAGTTGCGGATTTTCAACTTTTCCTACATTCGGCCTAAAAGCCTATAAAAACAA gttttattttgatttctcTGCTACATATGTGGGAGTGGGAATGATATGCCCTTATATCATAAATATATCGATGCTAATTGGAGCGATTTTATCATGGGGTATAATGTGGCCCCTTATCGGAACAAGGAAGGGTCACTGGTACAGTAGTGAACTCTCAGACGGTAGCCTTCATGGTTTACAAGGTTACAGG GTTTTTATTTCGATAGCTATAATTCTTGGTGACGGACTCTACAACTTCGTTATGGTGTTTGGTCGAACACTAATGGGCTTGTACGATCAACTAAGGAAAAAAAACGCGGGTGTTCTGCCTTCGGACACCGCACTTGAAGCAACTCAGCATAAATCATATGACGAGGAACGAAGAATAAAATACTTTCTCCAAGACCAAATCCCGACATGGGTCGCAGTAGTCGGGTATATCACCCTAGCCGTTCTAGCTATACTCGTAGTCCCGCTTATTTTCCATCAACTCAAATGGTACCATGTTCTAATAATGTACATTGTTGCCCCTGTCTTGGCATTTTGCAATGCATACGGATGTGGGCTGACAGACTGGTCCTTAGCTTCAACTTATGGGAAACTCGGGATTTTCGTGATTGGAGGTTGGGTTGGAGCCTCCCAAGGCGGTATTATAGCTGGATTAGCCGCGTGTGGAGTTATGATGAACATTGTTTCGACAGCATCTGACCTGTCACAAGATTTCAAGACAGGGTACTTAACGCTGGCATCACCAAGATCAATGTTTGTTTCCCAAATCATTGGGACCGCAATGGGATGTGTAATGACACCTTGTGTGTTCTGGATCTTTTACAAGGCCTTCCCTGATCTCGGTCTCCCAGGGTCTCAGTACCCCGCCCCATACGGGCAAGTCTACAGGAGTATAGCCAGTGTAGGTGTCGTTGGAGTTGGTGCTCTTCCTAAAAACTGCATTAAACTCTGCATTATACTTTTTGTGTTCGCTATTGTTTTGAACGTGATTAAAGACCGCGTAGGGGAGAAATATGCGCGGTTTATACCAATCCCAATGGCGATGGCAGTACCGTTTTACTTGGGAGGGTATTTTGTTATTGATATGTGTTTAGGGAGCTTGATATTGTTTATTTGGGAGTATAGTAATAAGGTACAGGCTGATGCATTTGCACCAGCAGTTGCATCAGGGTTGATTTGTGGAGACGGAATTTGGTCGTTGCCAAGTTCGTTATTGGCGTTAGCCGGAATCAAACCGCCGATGTGCATGCAGTTTATCAGTAGGTCTCAAGCTGAAGCTGAAGCTTCTGGTTAG
- the LOC141646713 gene encoding ABC transporter B family member 21-like translates to MNGDEEATTSNVEAAGQTRQETEKKEKEVAKKVPFYKLFSFADSTDKALMSVGCIAAVGNGVSMPLMAILLGDLIDAFGHNQNTRHVIHVVSQVALKFVYLAIGSGIAACLQVSCWMISSERQAARMRNLYLKTMLRQDISFFDKEVNTGEVVGRMSGDTVLIQNAIGEKVGQFIQSISTFIGGFVIAFTKGWLLTLVMVSSIPLLVFAGSLTSIFLSRMATRGQTSYAKAAIIVEETISSIRTVASFTGEKKAIAEYNKSILDAYRAGVQEGLAAGSGLGVVMFIVFCSYALAIWFGSRMILQGHYTGGVVINVIVAVLTGSMSLGHASPSMSAFASGQAAAYKMFETINRKPEIDPYDPSGKILDDIHGDIELRDIYFSYPTRSAEQIFSGFSLSIQSGTTAALVGQSGSGKSTVISLIERFYDPHAGEVLIDGINIKEFQLRWIRQKIGLVSQEPVLFASSIKDNIAYGKDGATDEEIRTAIELANASRFIDKLPQGLDTSVGEHGTQLSGGQKQRVAIARAILKDPRILLLDEATSALDAESERIVQEALDRIMVNRTTIIVAHRLSTVRNADTIAVIHQGKVVEKGQHTELVRDPEGAYSQLIRLQDMRKESRHSERGGDMLRQASQRGLSLRSSSHGSSVSSNDHTFSVAVVPSDFPERAVEALSEKRPQVSIRRLASLNKPEIPTLILGSLSAIASGVIFPLFGVLFSGVIKMFFKTPHELRTDSRFWALMFVVFGVASLLSYPARSYFFAVAGCKLIRRIRSMCFEKVVHMEVGWFDEPENSSGTIGARLSSDAASVRGLVGDALGLLVQNLASAISGLLIAFLANWILAFIILAMIPLLGLNGYFQLKFMKGFSEDAKKKYEEASHVANDAVGSIRTVASFCAEEKVMQLYEKKCEAPVKAGIKRGLISGIGYGLSFALLFNVYALSFYAGALLVGHGETTFSDVFRVFFALAMAAVGVSQSSSLAPDTSKAKSAAASIFAILDRKSKIDPSDESGMTLEQVKGEIQFQHVSFAYPTRPDVQIFRDLCLTIHCGKTLALVGESGSGKSTVVSLLQRFYDPDSGCITLDGFEIQKLQLKWLRQQIGLVSQEPILFNDTIRANISYGKGGNATEAEIIVAAELANAHNFISSLQQGYDTIVGERGVQLSGGQKQRVAIARAIVKNPRILILDEATSALDAESEKVVQDALDRVMVNRTTLIVAHRLSTIKNADRIAVVKNGVIAEKGKHEKLIHIKDGLYASLVALHMSASS, encoded by the exons ATGAATGGGGACGAGGAAGCGACAACTTCCAATGTCGAAGCTGCAGGACAAACCCGACAGGagactgaaaagaaagaaaaggaagttgCTAAGAAAGTCCCATTTTACAAGCTATTCTCTTTCGCGGACTCTACTGACAAGGCGCTAATGAGCGTTGGCTGTATTGCTGCTGTTGGAAATGGGGTATCTATGCCTTTGATGGCAATTCTTTTAGGTGATCTTATTGACGCGTTTGGTCACAACCAAAATACTCGGCATGTTATCCATGTTGTCTCTCAG GTGGCTCTGAAATTCGTCTATTTGGCCATTGGATCGGGAATAGCTGCATGTCTCC AGGTGTCTTGCTGGATGATATCAAGCGAAAGGCAGGCAGCAAGAATGAGGAACTTGTATCTGAAAACCATGCTCAGGCAAGATATTTCATTCTTTGATAAAGAAGTTAACACGGGAGAGGTCGTTGGGAGGATGTCAGGTGATACCGTTCTTATACAAAACGCTATTGGGGAGAAG GTCGGACAATTTATACAATCAATATCCACATTCATTGGAGGATTTGTCATCGCGTTCACCAAAGGATGGCTTCTTACTTTAGTCATGGTGTCCTCAATACCCCTTCTTGTGTTTGCTGGTTCACTTACGAGCATCTTTTTGTCACGGATGGCGACCAGAGGGCAAACTTCTTACGCAAAGGCAGCAATCATTGTGGAGGAAACTATAAGTTCAATTAGAACA GTGGCGTCTTTTACAGGAGAAAAAAAAGCTATTGCTGAATACAACAAATCTATTCTTGACGCCTACAGAGCAGGTGTTCAGGAAGGACTGGCTGCAGGATCAGGGTTGGGTGTGGTTATGTTTATTGTTTTTTGCAGCTATGCTTTAGCCATATGGTTCGGATCAAGGATGATTCTTCAAGGACATTACACTGGAGGTGTTGTCATTAATGTCATTGTAGCTGTCTTGACTGGTTCCAT GTCACTGGGACATGCATCGCCCAGCATGAGCGCATTTGCTTCAGGCCAAGCAGCGGCATACAAGATGTTTGAAACCATCAATAGAAAACCAGAGATTGATCCTTATGATCCAAGCGGGAAAATACTGGATGATATTCATGGTGACATTGAGTTGAGAGACATTTATTTTAGTTATCCGACCAGATCTGCTGAGCAAATTTTTAGCGGATTTTCCCTTTCAATCCAAAGTGGAACAACTGCAGCATTAGTTGGACAAAGTGGTAGTGGCAAATCAACAGTGATCAGCCTTATAGAGAGATTCTACGATCCACATGCCGGAGAGGTTCTAATAGATGGAATTAACATAAAAGAATTTCAGTTAAGATGGATTAGGCAGAAAATTGGCCTAGTAAGTCAGGAGCCTGTACTGTTTGCTTCTTCAATAAAAGATAACATCGCATATGGAAAGGATGGAGCTACAGATGAAGAGATAAGGACGGCTATTGAGCTCGCAAATGCCTCCAGGTTTATTGATAAATTACCACAG GGACTGGATACATCAGTCGGGGAGCATGGAACTCAATTGTCTGGAGGACAGAAGCAGAGAGTCGCTATAGCACGAGCCATTTTGAAGGATCCACGTATCTTACTTTTGGACGAAGCTACTAGTGCACTCGATGCTGAATCTGAGAGGATCGTGCAGGAAGCATTAGACAGGATAATGGTAAATAGAACAACTATTATAGTTGCACATCGCTTGAGTACAGTGCGCAATGCTGATACCATTGCAGTTATTCACCAGGGGAAGGTGGTTGAGAAAG GTCAGCACACTGAACTAGTCAGGGATCCAGAGGGAGCATACTCTCAACTTATACGCTTACAAGACATGAGAAAAGAGTCTCGACATTCTGAGAGAGGTGGGGATATGTTGCGACAGGCAAGTCAAAGGGGATTATCCTTACGATCATCAAGTCACGGGTCCTCAGTGAGCAGCAATGATCACACCTTTTCAGTAGCTGTAGTACCATCAGACTTTCCAGAACGCGCTGTTGAGGCACTTTCTGAAAAACGGCCACAAGTTTCGATAAGGCGTCTTGCCTCTCTTAACAAGCCTGAAATACCAACGCTTATTCTTGGATCTCTATCTGCCATTGCTAGTGGTGTTATATTCCCCTTGTTTGGTGTACTCTTTTCGGGTGTGATCAAAATGTTTTTCAAGACACCTCATGAGTTGAGAACTGATTCAAGATTTTGGGCCCTaatgtttgtagtatttggagtGGCGTCATTACTATCATACCCAGCTCGATCCTACTTCTTTGCAGTGGCTGGTTGTAAGTTAATACGAAGGATAAGATCAATGTGCTTTGAGAAAGTAGTCCACATGGAGGTCGGTTGGTTTGACGAGCCTGAAAATTCAAGTGGTACAATTGGCGCAAGGTTGTCTTCTGATGCTGCAAGTGTCCGTGGTTTGGTGGGAGATGCACTTGGTTTGCTCGTTCAAAATCTCGCTTCAGCAATATCTGGCCTGCTGATTGCTTTCCTTGCAAATTGGATCTTAGCTTTTATTATCCTTGCAATGATACCCCTTTTAGGTCTTAATGGCTATTTCCAGCTGAAGTTTATGAAAGGATTCAGCGAGGATGCCAAG AAAAAATACGAGGAGGCCAGCCATGTTGCTAATGATGCGGTAGGTAGCATAAGAACTGTTGCATCTTTCTGTGCTGAGGAGAAGGTAATGCAACTTTATGAAAAGAAATGTGAAGCTCCTGTGAAAGCTGGTATCAAGCGAGGACTGATAAGTGGGATAGGCTATGGGTTGTCTTTTGCTTTACTTTTCAACGTCTATGCCCTCAGTTTTTATGCAGGAGCACTGCTTGTTGGCCATGGGGAAACAACTTTTTCTGATGTGTTCCGA GTTTTCTTTGCACTAGCCATGGCAGCTGTAGGAGTATCACAATCGAGCTCCTTGGCTCCGGACACTAGCAAAGCCAAGAGTGCTGCAGCTTCTATATTTGCAATTCTGGATCGCAAATCTAAGATTGACCCAAGTGACGAATCAGGCATGACTTTGGAACAAGTAAAGGGTGAAATACAGTTTCAGCATGTGAGCTTTGCATATCCCACTAGACCTGATGTTCAGATATTCCGGGACCTTTGTTTGACTATTCATTGTGGGAAG ACTTTAGCTCTTGTTGGAGAAAGTGGGAGTGGTAAATCAACGGTAGTATCCTTGTTGCAAAGATTTTATGATCCCGATTCTGGATGCATCACTCTAGATGGCTTTGAAATTCAGAAGTTGCAGTTGAAATGGTTGAGGCAACAAATTGGGCTTGTAAGTCAGGAACCTATTCTATTCAATGACACGATTCGTGCCAACATTTCCTACGGAAAGGGAGGGAATGCCACAGAGGCTGAGATCATTGTCGCTGCTGAGCTGGCAAATGCTCACAATTTCATCTCCAGCTTGCAGCAG GGTTATGATACAATTGTTGGGGAACGGGGAGTACAATTGTCAGGAGGGCAAAAACAACGAGTTGCAATAGCTCGAGCCATAGTAAAGAATCCACGAATACTGATATTGGATGAAGCTACAAGTGCACTTGATGCTGAGTCTGAGAAAGTTGTTCAGGATGCATTAGATCGAGTCATGGTGAACCGCACTACACTCATTGTTGCTCATAGGTTATCCACAATTAAGAATGCTGACAGGATCGCGGTGGTGAAAAATGGTGTCATAGCCGAGAAAGGGAAGCATGAAAAGCTTATTCACATCAAAGATGGACTGTATGCTTCTTTGGTTGCCCTTCACATGAGTGCATCCTCCTAG
- the LOC141646714 gene encoding ABC transporter B family member 11-like, with translation MSKMNTIEEEASSSSNTTDPNHKESPNKEEDVSGNKVPFYKLFSFADSTDITLMIIGSVGAVGNGLAMPVMSVLLGQLVDAFGQNQDTHHIIHIISKVALRFVYLALSIAVAAFIQVSCWMITGERQAARMRNLYLKSILRQDIAFFDKETNSGEVIGRVSGDTVLIQDALGEKVGKFIQLTSTFIGGFVIGLIKGWFLTLVMLSSMPVLAFAGALMSIILSRMAAKGQNAYERAASIVDQTITSIRTVASFTGEEHAIAQYNEAIVMAYKSGVHQGLAAGSGLGAVLFVIFCSYPLAIWFGARMIIQGHYTGGTVITVIVAVLTGSMSLGEASPSISAFAAGQAAAYKMFETIKRKPAINPCDPKGKVLDDIHGDIEVVDVYFSYPVRPNEHIFNGLSLSMARGTTTALVGQSGSGKSTVISLIERFYDPLSGEVRIDGINIKEFQLKWIRAKIGLVSQEPVLFGSSIRNNIAYGRDGATTEEIRLAAELANASKFIDKLPQGLDTLVGEHGTQLSGGQKQRVAIARAILKNPRILLLDEATSALDAESEKIVQEALDRIMVDRTTVVVAHRLSTIRDADVIAVIHQGKLVEKGSHAELLNDPEGAYSQLINLQAKESRPVSRQLTPTRSFIRSFNNRTLLSSNSFSFSPLPVGFAVSPLREREDDLFPPSKEHPKVSVKYLASLNKPEIPALILGSLSAIISGLVYPIFGVLFSGIIAMFYKPPHELRNDARFWALMFLAFGLVSLLSNPARGYFFAVAGGRLIQRIRAMCFERVVRMEVGWFDEVENSSGAIGARLSSDAASIRALVGDAFGLLVQNISTAIAGLLIAFLANWMLAFIVLALIPLIGINGYLQLKFTQGFSADAKKMYEEASQVASEAVGSMRTVASFCAEEKVIQVYEEKCKGPVKAGIKRGLISGVGFGMSFALLYSVYALSFYAGAQLVGHGKATFSDVFRVFFALTMTAVGMSQSSSLAPDTGKAKSAASSVFAILNRKSKIDSSDETGTTLDEVKGDIELQHVSFAYPTRPDVQIFQGLCLSIRSGKKVALVGESGSGKSTVISLLQRFYDPDSGCITLDGIEIQKYKLKWLREQMGLVSQEPSLFNDTIRANIAYGKGGNATEAEIIAASEKANAHKFICSLEQGYDTLVGERGVQLSGGQKQRVAIARAIVKNPRILLLDEATSALDAESEKAVKNALEQVMINRTTVIVAHRLSTIKNADVIAVVKNGVIAERGNHEKLIRIKDGAYASLVAVHTNASSS, from the exons ATGAGCAAGATGAATACAATAGAAGAAGAAGCAAGTTCCAGTTCAAATACGACTGATCCGAATCATAAAGAGAGTCCCAACAAGGAAGAGGATGTTTCTGGGAACAAAGTTCCCTTCTACAAGCTCTTCTCTTTTGCAGATTCTACTGACATTACATTGATGATTATTGGTTCCGTTGGTGCTGTTGGTAATGGATTGGCTATGCCCGTGATGTCCGTTCTTTTGGGTCAACTTGTTGATGCTTTTGGGCAAAATCAAGATACCCATCACATAATTCATATCATTTCCAAG GTAGCTCTAAGATTTGTGTACCTGGCCTTGAGCATAGCAGTCGCTGCATTTATTC AGGTGTCTTGCTGGATGATAACCGGAGAAAGGCAGGCTGCAAGAATGAGGAATTTGTATCTGAAAAGTATACTTAGGCAGGACATTGCTTTTTTCGACAAAGAAACAAATTCAGGAGAAGTAATTGGGAGGGTATCAGGTGACACTGTCCTTATTCAAGATGCCCTGGGAGAAAAG GTTGGGAAGTTCATACAGCTAACATCTACATttataggagggtttgtcattggATTGATCAAAGGATGGTTTCTTACTCTTGTCATGCTATCCTCCATGCCTGTTTTGGCTTTTGCCGGTGCGCTTATGAGCATAATTTTGTCAAGGATGGCAGCAAAAGGCCAAAATGCTTATGAAAGAGCAGCATCCATTGTAGATCAGACTATAACTTCTATTAGAACA GTAGCATCCTTTACCGGAGAAGAACATGCAATTGCTCAGTACAATGAAGCTATTGTGATGGCCTATAAATCAGGGGTCCATCAGGGACTGGCGGCAGGGTCGGGCCTGGGTGCTGTTCTGTTTGTCATATTTTGCAGTTATCCTTTAGCCATATGGTTTGGTGCAAGGATGATTATTCAAGGGCATTACACTGGGGGAACTGTCATTACTGTCATTGTCGCTGTCTTAACTGGTTCCAT GTCATTAGGAGAGGCATCACCTAGCATAAGCGCTTTCGCAGCAGGGCAGGCAGCAGCATACAAGATGTTTGAGACCATCAAAAGGAAACCAGCCATTAACCCTTGTGACCCTAAGGGAAAAGTACTAGATGATATCCATGGAGATATTGAGGTGGTAGATGTTTACTTTAGCTATCCAGTGAGGCCCAATGAGCACATATTCAATGGATTATCTCTTTCTATGGCAAGGGGTACAACCACAGCTTTAGTTGGACAAAGCGGAAGTGGAAAATCAACTGTTATTAGCCTTATCGAGAGATTCTACGACCCTCTTTCTGGAGAGGTTAGAATTGATGGAATCAACATTAAAGAATTTCAGCTAAAATGGATTAGGGCAAAGATTGGGCTTGTGAGTCAAGAGCCTGTATTGTTTGGTTCATCTATCAGAAATAACATTGCATATGGCAGAGATGGTGCTACAACTGAAGAGATTAGACTTGCTGCTGAGCTGGCAAATGCATCTAAGTTCATTGATAAATTGCCACAG GGACTAGATACCTTAGTTGGTGAGCATGGAACTCAGCTGTCTGGTGGGCAGAAGCAAAGAGTGGCCATAGCAAGGGCGATTTTGAAAAATCCAAGGATACTTCTGTTGGATGAAGCTACGAGTGCTCTTGATGCAGAATCTGAGAAGATTGTGCAGGAAGCCTTAGACAGGATAATGGTGGACCGTACCACTGTCGTAGTTGCTCATCGCTTGAGTACAATCAGAGATGCTGATGTCATTGCGGTCATTCACCAAGGGAAGTTGGTTGAGAAAG GTTCACATGCTGAACTGCTCAACGATCCAGAGGGGGCATATTCTCAACTTATAAATCTACAAGCTAAGGAAAGCAGGCCGGTATCAAGACAGTTGACACCGACACGATCATTTATACGATCATTCAACAACCGAACATTATTGAGCAGCAACAGTTTCTCATTTTCGCCACTACCAGTAGGGTTTGCTGTAAGTCCCTTAAGAGAACGTGAAGATGATCTTTTTCCACCGTCAAAAGAACACCCTAAAGTTTCAGTCAAGTATCTCGCCTCTCTAAATAAGCCTGAAATCCCAGCCCTTATTCTTGGATCACTCTCCGCCATTATAAGTGGCTTAGTCTACCCAATATTTGGAGTACTCTTTTCTGGCATTATCGCAATGTTTTACAAACCACCTCATGAGCTGAGAAATGACGCAAGGTTCTGGGCTCTAATGTTTCTAGCCTTTGGGTTGGTATCCCTACTGTCAAATCCAGCCCGCGGTTATTTTTTTGCTGTGGCCGGAGGGAGGTTGATACAGAGAATTAGGGCAATGTGCTTTGAAAGGGTAGTCCGAATGGAAGTTGGTTGGTTTGATGAGGTAGAAAATTCAAGTGGTGCTATTGGTGCCAGGCTGTCTTCGGATGCTGCAAGTATACGGGCTTTGGTTGGAGACGCATTTGGCCTGCTTGTTCAGAATATTTCTACTGCAATCGCTGGTTTGCTGATTGCATTCCTTGCTAACTGGATGTTAGCGTTTATTGTACTGGCTTTGATCCCTCTTATCGGAATTAATGGTTATTTGCAACTCAAGTTCACCCAGGGATTCAGTGCAGATGCTAAG AAAATGTACGAGGAGGCAAGCCAAGTTGCAAGTGAGGCAGTCGGAAGTATGAGAACAGTTGCTTCGTTCTGTGCTGAAGAGAAGGTGATACAAGTCTATGAGGAGAAATGTAAAGGCCCTGTGAAAGCTGGCATAAAAAGAGGACTAATAAGTGGGGTCGGATTCGGGATGTCCTTTGCTTTGCTTTATAGTGTCTATGCACTCAGCTTCTATGCAGGAGCACAGCTTGTTGGCCATGGAAAAGCTACATTTTCTGATGTTTTCCGA GTTTTCTTTGCGCTAACAATGACAGCAGTAGGAATGTCACAATCAAGCTCACTTGCTCCGGACACTGGCAAAGCCAAGAGTGCTGCATCCTCAGTTTTTGCGATACTAAACCGCAAATCTAAGATAGACTCGAGTGATGAAACTGGAACCACCTTGGACGAAGTGAAGGGTGACATTGAACTTCAACACGTCAGCTTCGCATATCCCACTAGACCTGATGTTCAAATTTTTCAAGGCCTCTGCTTGAGCATTCGTTCTGGGAAG AAAGTGGCTCTTGTTGGAGAAAGTGGGAGTGGGAAATCCACAGTCATATCCTTATTACAACGATTCTATGACCCGGATTCTGGGTGCATCACCCTAGATGGGATTGAGATTCAGAAGTATAAGTTGAAGTGGCTAAGGGAACAAATGGGACTTGTAAGTCAAGAGCCTAGTCTATTTAACGACACAATTCGTGCCAATATTGCTTATGGAAAGGGCGGGAATGCGACAGAGGCTGAGATCATTGCTGCTTCAGAAAAGGCTAATGCTCACAAATTCATCTGTAGTCTGGAACAG GGATATGATACATTAGTTGGTGAACGAGGAGTACAATTGTCAGGAGGGCAGAAGCAACGAGTTGCCATAGCACGAGCTATAGTAAAAAACCCGAGAATTCTATTGTTAGATGAAGCTACAAGTGCACTTGATGCCGAGTCTGAGAAAGCTGTGAAAAATGCTCTTGAACAAGTCATGATTAACCGAACTACAGTCATTGTTGCTCATAGGTTATCCACCATTAAGAATGCTGATGTTATTGCAGTGGTGAAAAATGGGGTTATTGCTGAAAGAGGAAATCACGAGAAATTAATTCGTATCAAAGATGGAGCGTATGCGTCTTTAGTTGCTGTTCATACGAATGCATCCTCGTCTTGA